The Prochlorococcus marinus str. MIT 9301 genome segment TAGCAACACTAATTTTAAACGTCACAAGAGCTGTTCCTGAATTAATTTTAGGTATTATTCTAGTTGCAATGATTGGCTTTGGTGCTCTACCTGGGACATTGGCATTAGGTCTTCATTCTGTTGGAATGTTAGGTAAATTTTATGCTGAAGCTATTGAGCTTTGTGACAAGGAACCTATAGAAGCAGCTAGAGCTTCTGGCGCAAGTGATCTACAAGTTATTGTGCATAGCATTCTTCCTCAAGTTTTTCCTGCTATGGCTGATGTTACTTTTTATAGATGGGAATACAACTTTAGAGCTTCAATGGTTGTGGGCGCTGTAGGGGCTGGTGGTATAGGTTTAGAGATCATAAGTGCTTTGAGGATAATGGATTATGCTCAAGTATCAGCTTTATTAATAGTAGTTTTAGTCGTAGTAACTGTATTA includes the following:
- the phnE gene encoding phosphonate ABC transporter, permease protein PhnE, whose protein sequence is MDKFKRILEVERRTWKKQFFRVLIILIFVFSSLAVVGLFDFERISTGIPAVLKLLPEMFPPDFSRAGTWFKPLIDSLAMSIAGTSISVFLSLLLCFFAARNTTINPIVYNLATLILNVTRAVPELILGIILVAMIGFGALPGTLALGLHSVGMLGKFYAEAIELCDKEPIEAARASGASDLQVIVHSILPQVFPAMADVTFYRWEYNFRASMVVGAVGAGGIGLEIISALRIMDYAQVSALLIVVLVVVTVLDSMSNYLRKSVSE